A single window of Magnetococcus marinus MC-1 DNA harbors:
- a CDS encoding CheR family methyltransferase: MNDASYHEPLGTPLTDQEFQQLAQLIQGQLGIQMPASKKTMLSARLQKRLRVLKIESMQAYVQWITDPVTAGQEYINFLDIVTTNKTDFFREPVHFDFLTHTLFPQLSQLGLGQGRAVKIWSAGCSTGEEPYTIAMVAKEYEAQLRQPFKVDILATDISSRVLKQAKNGVYGMERISPISQALRKKYLLRHKDPNSDKVRMGPELRRMLRFGRLNFMDGEFGLKERMHVIFCRNVMIYFDRPTQQRLVNQFCQHLEPGGFLFIGHSETLNGLDVPLELLQPTIYRYAGRS, translated from the coding sequence GCTGGCCCAGCTGATCCAGGGGCAGTTGGGTATTCAGATGCCCGCCTCTAAAAAAACCATGCTCTCCGCACGCCTGCAAAAGCGGCTGCGTGTGCTCAAAATTGAGTCGATGCAGGCTTATGTGCAGTGGATTACCGATCCCGTCACAGCGGGGCAGGAGTACATTAATTTTCTGGACATTGTCACCACCAATAAAACCGACTTTTTCCGTGAGCCGGTCCATTTTGACTTTCTTACCCACACCCTTTTTCCGCAATTAAGCCAGCTTGGTCTGGGCCAGGGTCGCGCGGTTAAAATTTGGAGTGCAGGCTGCTCCACCGGCGAAGAGCCCTACACCATCGCCATGGTCGCCAAAGAGTATGAAGCCCAACTCAGACAGCCCTTTAAGGTGGATATTCTGGCCACCGACATCTCCAGCCGGGTACTCAAGCAGGCCAAAAACGGGGTCTATGGCATGGAGCGTATCTCCCCCATATCCCAAGCCTTACGCAAAAAATATCTGCTGCGCCACAAAGACCCCAACAGTGACAAGGTGCGCATGGGGCCTGAATTACGCCGCATGCTGCGGTTTGGACGACTCAATTTTATGGATGGTGAATTTGGCCTGAAAGAGCGTATGCATGTGATCTTTTGCCGCAATGTCATGATCTATTTTGATCGACCCACCCAACAGCGGCTGGTCAACCAATTTTGCCAACATCTTGAACCCGGCGGCTTTCTGTTTATTGGCCATTCAGAGACCCTCAATGGCCTTGACGTACCTCTGGAGTTGCTCCAACCCACCATCTACCGCTACGCGGGCCGGTCATAG
- a CDS encoding substrate-binding periplasmic protein, with the protein MQYSRYLLALWLCFAWLPFAKAQAPLQLMTESYPPFNMAKSGRTTETYAPMIQGIATDMVKELFKRAEIPYTLRMILWRHAYALAQNEPGYGLFSTTRTPNREKLFQWVGPLVENNWVFMAKKSRHITLNSLDDARSYKVGSYTGDAVANFLQGEEFIVELASLDSSNPKRLEQEKIDLWATGHLLGPYLAKQMGVADLEAVYTFKTTQMYLALNHSVPQETIERLNAILVEMRKDGTVQALHDRYIQ; encoded by the coding sequence ATGCAATATTCTCGTTATCTATTGGCACTATGGTTATGTTTTGCGTGGCTGCCTTTTGCAAAGGCCCAAGCGCCACTGCAATTGATGACCGAGAGTTATCCCCCTTTTAACATGGCCAAGAGTGGCCGCACGACGGAAACCTACGCCCCCATGATCCAGGGCATTGCCACGGATATGGTGAAGGAGCTGTTCAAACGTGCGGAGATCCCCTACACCCTGCGCATGATCTTATGGCGTCACGCCTACGCACTGGCCCAAAACGAACCGGGCTATGGTCTCTTTTCCACCACCCGCACCCCCAACCGGGAGAAGCTGTTTCAGTGGGTGGGGCCGCTGGTGGAAAATAACTGGGTATTTATGGCAAAAAAGAGTCGCCATATCACCCTTAACAGCCTTGATGATGCTCGCAGCTATAAGGTTGGCAGCTATACGGGCGATGCGGTCGCCAATTTTTTGCAGGGTGAGGAGTTTATTGTTGAGCTCGCCTCTCTGGACAGCAGCAACCCCAAACGGCTGGAGCAAGAGAAGATTGATCTCTGGGCGACGGGTCATCTTTTAGGGCCCTATCTGGCTAAACAGATGGGGGTAGCGGATTTGGAGGCGGTCTATACCTTTAAAACGACACAAATGTATCTTGCGCTCAACCATTCGGTCCCCCAAGAGACCATAGAACGGCTCAACGCCATCTTGGTTGAGATGCGCAAGGACGGCACCGTGCAAGCGCTACATGATCGTTATATTCAATAA
- a CDS encoding NAD-dependent epimerase/dehydratase family protein — protein MHAQLSILVTGGAGYLGSMLVPALLELGHKVTVVDNFMFQQDPLNTLCVNDHFSVVRGDVRNEALMRPLVAAADVIIPLAALVGAPLCSRDQVGATTTNKDAVITMLAWLSKEQRILMPITNSGYGIGQQDKFCTEESPLRPISLYGRDKVEVEEAILSHGNAISFRLATVFGMAPRMRLDLLVNDFVYRAVHDRAVVLFESHFKRNYIHIRDVAKVFIHGLHHFEQMKDKPYNVGLSDANLSKYELCERIQKQLPNFVFMEAPIGEDPDKRDYLVSNARIEATGWSPDYSLDQGIKELIKGYTMIRNTRYTNV, from the coding sequence ATGCACGCACAGCTTTCCATCTTGGTTACTGGCGGTGCCGGTTATCTTGGCTCCATGCTGGTACCGGCCCTTCTTGAATTGGGGCACAAGGTTACGGTGGTTGATAACTTTATGTTCCAGCAGGACCCCCTGAATACCCTCTGTGTCAACGATCATTTTTCTGTGGTGCGCGGGGATGTCCGCAACGAAGCCCTCATGCGTCCCTTGGTTGCCGCCGCCGATGTGATCATCCCACTGGCCGCGTTGGTCGGTGCACCGCTGTGCAGCCGCGATCAAGTGGGGGCTACCACCACCAATAAAGATGCTGTCATCACCATGCTGGCCTGGCTTAGCAAAGAGCAGCGCATTCTTATGCCCATCACCAACTCCGGCTATGGCATTGGTCAGCAGGATAAGTTTTGCACCGAAGAGAGCCCCCTGCGCCCCATTTCCCTCTATGGCCGAGATAAGGTTGAGGTGGAAGAGGCGATTTTGAGCCATGGCAACGCCATCAGCTTTCGTCTTGCCACCGTGTTTGGCATGGCCCCGCGCATGCGCCTGGATCTACTGGTCAATGATTTTGTCTATCGCGCCGTCCATGATCGTGCCGTGGTACTGTTTGAGTCTCACTTTAAGCGCAACTATATCCATATTCGCGATGTGGCCAAGGTCTTTATCCACGGCCTGCACCATTTTGAACAGATGAAAGATAAGCCCTACAACGTGGGACTATCGGATGCCAACCTCTCTAAATATGAGTTGTGTGAGCGCATACAGAAGCAGCTACCCAATTTTGTGTTCATGGAGGCCCCCATCGGCGAAGATCCCGACAAGCGCGACTACCTTGTCTCTAATGCCCGTATTGAAGCGACAGGGTGGTCCCCGGATTACTCGCTGGATCAAGGCATTAAAGAGCTGATTAAGGGCTATACCATGATACGCAATACCCGCTATACCAACGTCTAG
- a CDS encoding transglycosylase SLT domain-containing protein: MNRSVKMRVGGVGLLVWLLPLPLWSAVPDAALEQSPVTVEKRAVPTPRQVENLPQPAVGQPAHSVQAPLEIKPLAAVAPPPKPLVALPPSSKPTAGVASAIPVRPPLPHANDLQKQAVTSNSRATPMPKRRQSWLKLPVEQRFKKRFEALLKPKLPTELFEDNFWAEDDFLASYVAWELLFHPDYHATVPRLQAFLQKWPEHPMADRVEALMDQRMVGHKDDQTVLAWFAKRTIKSVKTSQRLRYLEALLHEKMTEQAYPVWRQLYREGANLEIKGANAESWRFNKRLQQSDHEARARALIQKKQVKEFDRLLADFPKEQANYFRALASATYGRSDFDKRYGVLDAKQKVDADLWEARINGLWRLRHYTDAIQLLMGVEWAYLGDQQRRLMRYKFGKELLYSRDEVAQAHRLLQANAASGAEGLDDSTWMAGWSALKLGKQGVALEDFRRLGRYAKDRDRASQGAYWSAKLLESEGKPYKKWLQRAAKHPDTFYGLLAIERLQGELTPAAIGGRALACDDLPFTDTRLAEARQRMAKLVEMDRAYYVGGEVQRAARKLKLNALQQICLAEAYQDPYYVLRTASALRNQGGGRLWRGLYPEPSGWEPSTGWSLHPAAVWGTVRQESLFNHRIQSSAGAMGMMQLMPATARGEARILNLPRATSLKLLRPEYNLSLGQSYLQRMLNNHEGDMTLALISYNAGPNRANLWKVNRDKMDDLTFIENIPFSETRHYVKRVTHGQAIYLLRYQGKASLKAWIQPHGPGLERLQPPKNWQGVKSRLVEAEGALQATARRPPPRAVLQSFYDPMGQTEERFQ; this comes from the coding sequence GTGAACAGGTCTGTTAAAATGCGCGTTGGTGGGGTTGGGCTGCTGGTGTGGTTGCTGCCTCTGCCCCTGTGGTCGGCTGTGCCGGACGCCGCTCTGGAGCAGAGTCCAGTCACCGTCGAAAAGCGTGCTGTGCCCACGCCACGGCAGGTAGAGAATCTGCCGCAGCCTGCCGTGGGCCAACCAGCCCACTCCGTACAGGCTCCTCTTGAGATCAAACCGCTGGCTGCGGTGGCCCCGCCCCCTAAACCGCTGGTGGCGCTCCCGCCATCCTCCAAGCCCACTGCGGGGGTGGCTTCCGCGATCCCAGTACGGCCCCCCCTGCCACACGCCAACGATCTACAAAAGCAGGCTGTAACCTCCAATAGCCGGGCTACGCCCATGCCAAAAAGACGGCAGTCCTGGCTTAAATTACCCGTAGAACAGCGCTTTAAAAAACGGTTCGAGGCTCTGCTTAAACCCAAGTTGCCCACAGAACTGTTTGAGGATAACTTCTGGGCCGAGGATGATTTTTTAGCCTCTTACGTGGCTTGGGAGCTGCTGTTTCATCCGGATTATCACGCCACGGTCCCCCGCCTACAAGCGTTTCTGCAAAAATGGCCGGAACACCCCATGGCCGATCGGGTTGAGGCGTTGATGGATCAGCGCATGGTGGGTCATAAAGATGATCAAACGGTGCTGGCATGGTTTGCTAAACGTACCATTAAATCGGTAAAAACCTCACAGCGGCTTCGCTACCTGGAGGCCTTGCTGCATGAAAAAATGACCGAGCAAGCCTACCCCGTGTGGCGCCAGCTCTATCGCGAAGGGGCCAATCTGGAAATAAAGGGCGCAAATGCAGAAAGTTGGCGCTTTAATAAGCGCTTACAGCAGTCAGACCATGAAGCACGGGCGCGGGCTCTCATCCAGAAAAAACAGGTCAAAGAGTTTGATCGCTTGCTGGCGGATTTTCCGAAGGAGCAGGCCAACTATTTTCGGGCGCTGGCATCGGCCACCTATGGGCGCAGTGATTTTGACAAACGCTATGGGGTGCTGGATGCCAAACAAAAGGTGGATGCGGATCTGTGGGAGGCACGTATTAACGGCTTGTGGCGGCTCCGCCACTACACCGACGCGATCCAGTTGTTAATGGGGGTCGAATGGGCCTATCTGGGGGATCAACAGCGTCGTCTTATGCGTTATAAATTTGGCAAAGAGCTGTTATATAGCCGGGATGAGGTGGCTCAGGCGCATCGGCTGTTGCAAGCCAATGCAGCCAGTGGTGCAGAAGGGTTAGACGACTCTACCTGGATGGCCGGATGGAGTGCCCTGAAGCTGGGTAAACAAGGGGTTGCGCTTGAGGATTTTCGCCGTTTAGGTCGTTATGCCAAGGATCGTGACCGCGCCAGCCAAGGGGCCTATTGGAGCGCCAAATTGCTGGAGAGTGAGGGTAAACCTTATAAAAAATGGTTGCAGCGGGCGGCGAAACATCCCGACACTTTTTACGGCTTACTGGCCATTGAGCGGCTACAAGGTGAACTAACCCCGGCAGCCATTGGGGGGCGTGCCTTAGCGTGCGATGATCTGCCCTTTACGGATACCCGGTTGGCCGAAGCCCGGCAACGCATGGCAAAATTGGTCGAGATGGATCGTGCCTACTATGTGGGTGGCGAGGTGCAGCGGGCGGCACGCAAGCTCAAGCTTAATGCATTACAACAGATCTGTCTGGCCGAGGCGTATCAAGATCCCTATTATGTCCTGCGAACCGCCTCGGCTTTGCGCAATCAGGGGGGGGGGCGGCTGTGGCGGGGGCTCTATCCAGAACCCAGTGGCTGGGAGCCTTCGACGGGTTGGTCGTTGCATCCCGCCGCCGTGTGGGGCACGGTACGGCAGGAGAGCCTGTTTAACCACCGTATTCAATCCTCAGCAGGGGCCATGGGTATGATGCAGCTCATGCCGGCTACCGCCAGAGGCGAGGCGCGTATTCTTAATCTGCCTCGGGCAACCTCCTTAAAACTGTTGCGCCCGGAGTATAACCTTTCCTTGGGGCAATCCTACCTACAGCGTATGTTAAATAACCATGAGGGGGATATGACCCTGGCTTTGATCTCCTATAATGCCGGACCAAACCGGGCTAATTTATGGAAGGTGAACCGGGATAAAATGGATGACTTGACCTTTATTGAGAATATCCCCTTTTCTGAAACCCGTCACTATGTCAAACGGGTTACCCATGGACAGGCGATCTATCTGCTACGTTATCAGGGTAAGGCTTCATTAAAGGCGTGGATTCAACCCCATGGGCCTGGGCTTGAACGGCTGCAACCGCCGAAAAACTGGCAGGGGGTAAAATCTCGTTTGGTGGAGGCTGAGGGGGCTTTGCAAGCCACTGCGCGGAGACCGCCCCCACGCGCTGTGCTGCAAAGTTTTTATGACCCTATGGGGCAGACCGAGGAGAGGTTTCAATAG
- a CDS encoding TIGR04283 family arsenosugar biosynthesis glycosyltransferase — MAHFQLSVIIPVLNEQAALPALLAQLAQQQGVMLEVVVVDGGSNDTTLAAAQAAGVITLQSPPGRGQQMNKGATHSRAPWLLFLHADSRLTHARQLAEALHHLQAQARAHDPYQEDGTLAAVAGHFPLCFVEGSPATLHRLAFHAAKSHLNRAQVIQGDQGFLLSRHFFNALGGFDTRLPFLEDQRLAAAIHAQGRWITLPGLLESSARRFEQEGYGQRTLLNLLIMAAFSLPLEAFFSQANALYRQRRGPPLLHPFFKLFKQLMRQPHATGTPWWQAGRYLQHNLWQLALWLDHDPTPAGWLTFYEHHLAALLEHRALTPVWVGTAWLLFHLIWFYCWFQEEVP; from the coding sequence ATGGCTCACTTTCAGCTTTCTGTCATCATTCCTGTCCTCAACGAACAGGCTGCTCTACCCGCCTTGCTTGCACAACTTGCACAGCAACAAGGGGTTATGCTGGAAGTGGTGGTGGTGGATGGTGGCTCTAACGACACCACCCTCGCCGCTGCTCAGGCCGCTGGCGTGATCACGCTGCAAAGCCCACCGGGGCGGGGTCAACAGATGAACAAGGGCGCCACCCACAGCCGCGCCCCATGGCTGCTGTTTCTGCATGCCGACAGCCGCCTGACCCATGCCCGGCAGTTGGCCGAGGCCCTGCACCATCTACAAGCGCAGGCCCGTGCCCACGACCCTTACCAGGAGGATGGAACCCTGGCGGCGGTGGCGGGGCATTTTCCCCTATGTTTTGTGGAGGGCTCCCCGGCCACCCTGCACCGACTTGCTTTTCACGCTGCCAAATCCCACTTAAACCGTGCCCAAGTGATCCAAGGCGATCAGGGATTTTTACTCTCCCGTCATTTTTTTAATGCCCTTGGCGGCTTTGATACCCGCCTACCCTTTTTGGAGGATCAACGGCTGGCGGCGGCGATTCACGCCCAGGGGCGCTGGATCACCCTGCCCGGCCTGTTAGAGAGCTCTGCCCGCCGCTTTGAGCAGGAGGGCTACGGCCAGCGTACCCTGCTCAATCTACTTATTATGGCCGCCTTCAGCCTGCCTTTAGAGGCTTTTTTTAGTCAGGCCAACGCCCTCTATCGCCAACGCCGTGGCCCACCCCTACTGCATCCCTTTTTCAAGCTGTTCAAACAGCTTATGCGCCAACCCCATGCCACGGGCACCCCTTGGTGGCAGGCGGGCCGCTATCTTCAGCATAACCTCTGGCAGCTTGCCCTCTGGCTGGATCATGACCCCACCCCGGCAGGCTGGCTCACTTTTTATGAACACCACCTCGCGGCACTCTTGGAGCATCGCGCCCTAACACCGGTGTGGGTGGGAACAGCGTGGCTCTTGTTTCATCTCATTTGGTTCTACTGCTGGTTTCAGGAAGAGGTCCCATGA
- a CDS encoding TlpA family protein disulfide reductase translates to MAARQHISLWLLGLWCLLCGPVYGETLAQEVGTLIYVGSDHCPYCRKFEQEVGEVYPKTALSKQLPLVKVDHDRPVSRYAQLNRKVHFVPAYFILGKDDQIQASFSGYRGEEFWWYDLERLVAKLQGVKETQALLLKP, encoded by the coding sequence ATGGCAGCGCGTCAGCATATAAGCCTATGGCTGTTGGGGTTGTGGTGTTTGCTGTGTGGCCCGGTGTATGGGGAGACGTTGGCGCAGGAGGTGGGTACGCTTATCTACGTGGGATCCGATCACTGCCCTTACTGTCGCAAATTTGAACAGGAGGTGGGGGAGGTCTATCCCAAAACCGCCCTCTCCAAGCAACTACCGCTGGTTAAGGTGGACCATGACCGCCCTGTCTCCCGTTACGCACAGCTTAATCGCAAGGTACATTTTGTGCCCGCCTATTTTATTTTGGGTAAGGATGATCAGATCCAGGCCAGCTTTAGCGGCTACCGGGGTGAAGAGTTCTGGTGGTATGACCTGGAGCGTTTGGTGGCCAAATTGCAGGGTGTCAAAGAAACCCAGGCCCTGCTGCTTAAACCCTGA
- the ftsY gene encoding signal recognition particle-docking protein FtsY codes for MAFFDKLRKSLAKTRESFTHTLETIITGNALDVDVLEELEELLITSDFGVQAAHNIIAETKERFPREAPEGNHKVKKMLKIVIADRLRRHHAALQLVTPGPHALMMVGVNGVGKTTTIGKLSAYYKEQGLDLLLAAGDTFRAAAVEQLQIWGERTQTPVIAQGQNADAASVIYDAYAAAHKRGVDLLIADTAGRLHTKTNLMEELKKVLRVIKKLESTAPHDIWLVLDATTGQNAINQVKIFHEALGLTGLIITKLDGTAKGGVVVGICEQFNLPIRFIGVGEGVEDLRPFDPQEFVEALFAES; via the coding sequence ATGGCCTTTTTTGATAAATTGCGGAAGAGTCTCGCTAAGACCCGTGAGAGCTTTACCCATACACTCGAAACCATCATTACCGGCAATGCGCTGGATGTGGATGTGTTGGAGGAGTTGGAAGAGCTCCTGATTACCTCTGACTTTGGGGTGCAAGCGGCCCATAACATCATTGCAGAGACCAAAGAGCGGTTCCCTCGGGAGGCCCCGGAGGGAAACCATAAAGTCAAGAAGATGCTCAAAATCGTGATTGCCGATCGACTGCGGCGGCATCACGCGGCGCTGCAATTGGTGACCCCAGGTCCCCACGCCTTGATGATGGTTGGGGTCAATGGGGTGGGTAAGACCACCACTATCGGCAAATTGAGTGCCTATTACAAAGAGCAGGGGTTGGATCTGCTGTTGGCGGCGGGGGATACCTTTCGCGCGGCGGCGGTGGAGCAGTTGCAAATTTGGGGTGAGCGCACCCAAACCCCGGTCATCGCCCAGGGGCAAAATGCGGATGCCGCCTCGGTTATCTACGATGCCTATGCCGCAGCCCATAAACGGGGCGTGGACTTGCTCATTGCAGATACCGCAGGCCGCTTGCACACCAAAACCAATTTGATGGAAGAGCTGAAAAAGGTCTTGCGGGTCATCAAAAAGTTGGAGTCCACCGCCCCCCACGATATCTGGTTGGTGCTGGATGCCACCACGGGGCAAAATGCCATTAATCAGGTGAAAATTTTTCATGAGGCACTGGGCCTGACTGGGCTGATCATTACTAAGTTGGATGGTACAGCCAAGGGTGGTGTGGTGGTGGGCATTTGTGAACAGTTTAATCTGCCCATCCGCTTTATAGGGGTGGGTGAGGGGGTTGAGGATCTGCGTCCCTTTGATCCCCAGGAGTTTGTGGAGGCGCTTTTTGCAGAGAGCTGA
- a CDS encoding kinase yields the protein MIITRTPFRISFFGGGTDYPAWAEAHGGAVLATAINKYCYISIRELPPFFEHKYRIAYSRLEHVREIDEIQHPVVREGLRKYAMQHGLEIHHDADLPARSGLGSSSSFAAGFLKALHAFEGRMITKLELAKEAIDLEQNLIGENVGSQDQILATYGGLNKVEFLQNGSFNVIPVILPRARIAAFEQSLLLVFTGLTRIASDVAKQKIANLHKRSTQLHSMRAMVDEGLSILNDSKQPIDRLGTLLHENWQLKRTLSDVVSNPHIDEIYAEAMAAGATGGKLMGAGSGGFMVFVVKPERREQVKKRLHKLIHVNCAIDNDGSQVIVYEPQTGYR from the coding sequence GTGATCATTACCCGCACACCGTTTCGCATCTCCTTTTTCGGTGGAGGTACCGACTACCCCGCCTGGGCCGAGGCCCATGGTGGGGCCGTGCTCGCCACAGCGATCAACAAGTATTGCTACATCTCCATACGCGAATTGCCGCCCTTTTTTGAACACAAATATCGCATTGCTTACTCCCGTCTGGAACATGTGCGGGAGATTGATGAAATTCAACACCCGGTGGTGCGTGAAGGCTTGCGTAAATATGCCATGCAACATGGGCTAGAGATCCACCATGACGCCGATTTGCCTGCCCGCTCGGGTTTGGGCTCCAGCTCCTCGTTTGCAGCGGGCTTTCTTAAAGCCCTGCATGCTTTTGAAGGTCGCATGATCACCAAGCTCGAACTGGCCAAAGAGGCCATTGATCTGGAACAAAACCTGATTGGTGAAAACGTGGGCAGCCAAGATCAGATTTTGGCCACCTACGGGGGGCTCAATAAGGTTGAGTTTTTGCAAAACGGCAGTTTTAATGTCATTCCAGTTATTCTCCCTAGGGCACGCATCGCAGCGTTTGAACAGTCGTTGTTACTGGTCTTTACCGGTCTTACCCGGATTGCCTCGGATGTCGCCAAACAGAAGATTGCCAACCTGCACAAGCGCAGCACGCAACTGCATAGCATGCGCGCCATGGTGGATGAAGGCTTGAGTATTCTCAACGACAGCAAACAGCCCATCGACCGTTTGGGGACGTTGCTGCACGAAAACTGGCAACTCAAACGCACCCTCTCTGACGTTGTAAGCAACCCCCACATCGACGAAATCTATGCCGAGGCCATGGCCGCCGGGGCGACCGGGGGCAAGTTGATGGGGGCAGGTTCCGGTGGTTTTATGGTGTTTGTGGTCAAACCGGAGCGACGCGAACAGGTAAAAAAACGGCTGCATAAGCTGATTCATGTAAACTGCGCCATTGATAACGATGGCTCCCAGGTCATTGTGTATGAACCCCAGACTGGATACCGTTGA